The Canis lupus familiaris isolate Mischka breed German Shepherd chromosome 27, alternate assembly UU_Cfam_GSD_1.0, whole genome shotgun sequence genome window below encodes:
- the LOC119877666 gene encoding cationic amino acid transporter 3-like, producing the protein MLRQVLRRFGKKLVHKHPLEQSVPETAPARTQNTLDLVALGVGYTMGINVCILAGAVFGFIAGPAIVICFLVAGLTSLLAGLCYAEISAWLPHSGSSYLYTYVTVGELGAFITGWNLILTNVAHIALVFRAWTLAFGSLFGNQLSQILHRSISLHVSQNFIEILGYFVVGLVMVFMEVLTSNIRRLFLVVTKVLASVNILVLSFIIISGFIKGDLHNWKLTEEDYIKAGLNDTSSLGPLGSGGFMPFGFQGILHGTAICFYAFSSFTIIMNRVAEAHNPERSIPMSIVISLFISTLMYSSVSAAFTLMVPYYQLHPGSTLLETFLHIGWVPAYYVVAFVILSNIFLNIVGFTFFFLRVISKMAEDGLLFPVLARIQTDIRFHITAIVVFVIIAAIMAFFFGIIDLMRLRSLVSLVIFSLISFGVLIIRYLPKKKSEGSEAEVQEESERNEAEVQEENGPIAEKLTLQGLLFPGSPTPTALSGRIVSVCSSLFALLLTVLCLVLAQWPYLRSGDPVWITVVVLLLLLITGITGVIWRQPQNSTPLHFKVPGLPLLPLLSIFLNVYLMVQMTAGTWALFGVWLLIGCAIYFYFGYGIQSSLVANLT; encoded by the coding sequence ATGCTGCGTCAGGTACTTCGAAGATTTGGTAAAAAGCTGGTGCACAAACATCCGCTGGAGCAATCTGTGCCTGAGACTGCCCCTGCCAGAACTCAGAACACTCTGGATTTAGTGGCCCTGGGTGTGGGCTACACAATGGGTATAAATGTTTGTATTCTGGCTGGGGCGGTGTTTGGATTTATAGCAGGACCAGCCATTGTGATCTGCTTTTTGGTGGCTGGCCTAACTTCATTGTTGGCTGGGTTGTGCTATGCAGAGATTAGTGCCTGGCTTCCCCACTCTGGCTCTTCATATCTCTACACTTATGTCACTGTAGGTGAACTTGGGGCTTTCATCACCGGCTGGAATCTCATCCTTACCAATGTTGCTCATATAGCATTAGTTTTCCGAGCCTGGACCTTAGCTTTTGGCAGCCTTTTTGGGAACCAGCTCTCTCAGATCTTGCACAGGAGCATTTCATTGCATGTTTCCCAGAACTTTATAGAAATTCTAGGCTATTTTGTTGTGGGCCTTGTGATGGTGTTCATGGAAGTGCTGACTTCAAACATTAGACGGCTTTTCCTGGTTGTTACCAAAGTTCTCGCATCAGTGAACATTTTGGTTCTCAGTTTTATCATCATCTCTGGCTTCATAAAGGGGGACCTGCACAACTGGAAGCTCACAGAAGAGGACTACATAAAGGCTGGACTCAATGACACCTCTAGCTTGGGTCCTCTGGGCTCTGGAGGATTCATGCCTTTTGGCTTCCAGGGTATTCTCCATGGAACAGCTATCTGCTTCTATGCTTTTAGTAGTTTCACCATTATTATGAACAGAGTTGCAGAAGCCCACAATCCTGAGCGTTCCATCCCAATGAGCATTGTGATTTCACTGTTCATCTCCACTTTGATGTATTCTAGTGTCTCTGCAGCATTTACACTTATGGTGCCTTACTACCAGCTCCACCCTGGGAGCACCTTGCTAGAGACATTTCTTCATATTGGCTGGGTCCCTGCCTACTATGTTGTAGCTTTTGtaattttatctaatatttttttaaacatcgtTGGCTTTACATTCTTCTTCCTTCGGGTGATATCCAAGATGGCAGAGGATGGCCTCCTGTTCCCTGTCCTTGCCAGGATCCAAACTGACATACGCTTTCACATCACAGCCATTGTAGTCTTTGTTATTATTGCAGCAATCATGGCTTTCTTTTTCGGAATCATTGACCTTATGCGTCTCAGGTCACTGGTGTCTCTGGTAATTTTCTCTCTGATATCCTTTGGGGTTCTCATCATCAGGTATCTGCCCAAAAAGAAGAGTGAGGGAAGTGAAGCAGAGGTGCAGGAGGAGAGTGAGAGAAATGAAGCAGAGGTGCAGGAAGAGAATGGACCCATAGCAGAGAAGCTGACTTTACAGGGACTACTCTTTCcaggcagccccacccccaccgcacTCTCTGGCCGGATTGTCTCTGTTTGCTCCTCACTGTTTGCTCTGCTGCTGACTGTTCTCTGCTTGGTGCTGGCCCAGTGGCCATATCTGCGTTCTGGAGACCCAGTGTGGATCACAGTGGTtgtgctgctcctgctgctcatCACTGGGATCACCGGGGTCATCTGGAGACAGCCACAGAACTCCACTCCCCTTCACTTCAAGGTACCtggtctgcctctcctcccactcctgaGCATCTTTCTCAATGTTTATCTTATGGTGCAGATGACAGCTGGCACCTGGGCCCTATTTGGTGTCTGGTTGCTGATTGGGTGTGCTATCTACTTCTACTTTGGCTATGGGATCCAGAGCAGCTTGGTCGCTAATCTCACTTAA